One window of Candidatus Omnitrophota bacterium genomic DNA carries:
- a CDS encoding DUF167 domain-containing protein, whose translation MKIFVRAKIQAKEERVEREDETHFQVYVKSPAREGKANQRIIELLSEYFSLPKSRLKIISGFKSRNKLIEIL comes from the coding sequence TTGAAGATTTTTGTAAGGGCCAAGATTCAGGCGAAAGAGGAAAGAGTAGAGAGGGAGGATGAGACTCACTTTCAGGTTTATGTAAAATCCCCAGCACGGGAAGGAAAAGCGAACCAGAGAATCATTGAGCTTCTTTCTGAATATTTTTCACTTCCCAAATCCCGCCTTAAAATTATCTCAGGTTTTAAATCAAGAAATAAACTTATAGAAATCTTATAA